The following proteins are encoded in a genomic region of Ananas comosus cultivar F153 linkage group 25, ASM154086v1, whole genome shotgun sequence:
- the LOC109703490 gene encoding dual specificity protein kinase splB-like isoform X1, which translates to MENGLSGSPRQKFAQNGIPSASAGKASNNHLNNISIQTGEEFSMDFIQDRAAPRGITPRPVIDTGQMDHANYSNCPNFHAVYEDLTGILGLSRSNSDAYSDVSNSSLAKGNAGYLDRIRKVPSDGCWRITENCIDECVEYNNQYGSETSESPNSGKVKFLCSFGGKILPRPGDGRLRYVGGDNRLISIGKQFSWRELMQKTLKVYSQPHTIKYQLPGEDLDALISVSCNEDLQNMMEEYNNLERADGSFRLRIFLISPSETESPPLDTRALQSDSEYHYFVAVNNIAEPSAMKVSSGNNSLSSQIGYILDNNSPSIQNNSQFSPLDITSGAKDSAGMCINQPSPQLFDTSQIVRIPMESSPFTPTVNQKESAKISQKQSTEDQYVIYQQKIQSDIQMPNGSSNLPFVHHAQIRELVNPHFTHNQSDLSSNSNYEKSAQEERSFHSEKCRIKESVGPVQGMPHACSDSLLQDASERVVPNISEFAESYLNFMGQPSSHNTLIVQQQELDLQCQENALNVIYNPYTSQKTISENFQNREEPSISHLVSETSTFTGNLVDTNCNPYSIHGGHGSSKESEAFECSVPTFHLNSSKESQAEKPAINTGFVCEDTSTMPFVPPSSWPMNYLETSFPNTAAPTCTVPSNSKSTEDGIANSSSSVPLVTLSSTDMSLNLYSNGLPTWSLFNSAAMDDVLKREVALLHPDAAKCSYSGANPAYHGVFPEKSRTNAVPNVNAEAPIETVVTVEDVTDSVPPDIPASSVVVPHVFHECAEDDENGNTSSPECRSEDGKNDERGADESISDAAIAEIEAGIYGLQIIRNADLEELRELGSGTFGTVFHGKWRGTDVAIKRIKKSCFAGRSSEQERLTKDFWREAQILSKLHHPNVVALYGVVPDGAEGTLATVTEYMVNGSLRHVLLRKDRALDRRKRLIIAMDAAFGMEYLHSKNIVHFDLKCDNLLVNLRDSLRPICKVGDFGLSRIKHNTMVSGGVRGTLPWMAPELLNGSSSRVSEKVDVFSFGIVLWEILTGEEPYANMHCGAIIGGIVSNTLRPPIPEKCDSEWRKLMEECWSADPAVRPSFTEITNRLRTMSMQLQPKGQTHQSNKLS; encoded by the exons TACCGGTCAGATGGATCACGCAAATTACAGTAATTGTCCGAATTTTCATGCGGTATATGAAGATCTCACTGGCATTCTCGGGCTTAGCAGATCAAACTCTGATGCTTATTCAGATGTTTCGAATTCTAGCTTGGCCAAAGGCAATGCGGGTTATCTCGATCGAATACGCAAAGTTCCATCTGACGGTTGCTGGAGAATAACCGAGAATTGTATAGATGAGTGCGTTGAATATAATAACCAGTATGGATCAGAAACCTCAGAAAGCCCTAATTCCGGCAAAGTGAAGTTTTTGTGCAGCTTCGGAGGGAAAATTTTGCCTAGGCCAGGTGACGGGAGGCTTAGATATGTCGGCGGAGATAATCGGCTCATCTCTATTGGGAAGCAATTTTCGTGGAGAGAGCTAATGCAAAAGACCCTAAAGGTCTACAGCCAGCCTCACACCATCAAGTACCAGCTCCCCGGGGAAGATCTCGACGCGCTGATATCAGTTTCCTGCAATGAGGATCTTCAGAATATGATGGAGGAGTATAATAATCTTGAAAGGGCAGATGGGTCTTTTAGACTCAGAATTTTTCTCATCTCTCCGAGTGAAACTGAAAGTCCTCCATTAGATACTAGAGCCTTGCAAAGTGACTCGGAGTATCACTATTTTGTTGCTGTGAATAACATAGCAGAGCCAAGTGCAATGAAGGTCTCAAGTGGTAATAATAGCTTATCGAGCCAAATAGGGTACATTCTAGATAACAATTCTCCAAGCATTCAAAATAATTCCCAGTTCTCTCCTTTGGATATCACTAGTGGGGCTAAAGATTCGGCTGGAATGTGCATAAATCAGCCTTCTCCTCAGCTTTTTGATACTTCGCAAATTGTACGAATTCCCATGGAGTCATCTCCGTTTACTCCAACGGTAAATCAAAAAGAAAGTGCCAAAATTTCTCAAAAGCAATCAACTGAGGATCAATACGTAATTTATCAGCAAAAAATACAGAGTGATATTCAGATGCCAAACGGGTCCTCTAATTTGCCTTTTGTACATCATGCACAAATTAGAGAATTAGTTAATCCTCATTTTACTCATAATCAGAGTGACTTGAGTTCAAATAGCAATTATGAAAAGAGTGCTCAAGAGGAAAGATCTTTTCATTCTGAAAAGTGTCGGATAAAAGAATCAGTTGGCCCAGTTCAAGGCATGCCTCATGCTTGTTCTGATTCTCTATTACAAGATGCAAGTGAAAGAGTTGTACCAAACATATCAGAATTTGCAGAATCCTACCTAAACTTCATGGGACAACCATCTTCTCATAATACTCTTATTGTTCAGCAGCAGGAATTAGACTTACAATGCCAAGAAAATGCTCTAAATGTGATATATAATCCCTACACATCACAGAAGACAATATCTGAAAATTTTCAGAATAGGGAGGAACCCTCGATTTCTCACCTTGTTAGTGAGACTTCTACTTTTACTGGTAATTTGGTTGACACGAACTGCAACCCTTATAGTATACATGGTGGTCATGGTTCTTCAAAGGAGTCAGAAGCATTTGAGTGTTCTGTTCCTACTTTTCATTTGAATTCTAGCAAAGAAAGCCAAGCGGAGAAACCTGCGATAAATACTGGTTTTGTGTGTGAAGATACTAGTACTATGCCCTTTGTGCCCCCTTCTTCATGGCCAATGAATTATTTGGAAACGTCGTTTCCAAATACAGCAGCTCCAACATGCACTGTGCCTTCAAATTCAAAGAGTACAGAGGATGGAATTGCGAATTCTTCGAGTTCTGTACCACTTGTAACATTGAGTAGCACTGATATGAGCCTGAACTTGTATTCTAATGGGCTGCCTACTTGGTCATTGTTCAATAGTGCAGCCATGGATGATGTTTTAAAGAGAGAAGTTGCCCTTCTTCATCCGGACGCTGCAAAGTGTTCCTACTCAGGTGCAAATCCGGCATACCATGGGGTGTTTCCGGAAAAAAGTAGGACAAATGCTGTACCAAATGTGAATGCAGAAGCTCCCATAGAGACAGTGGTTACTGTTGAAGATGTAACAGATAGTGTTCCTCCAGATATTCCAGCTTCCTCAGTAGTTGTTCCTCATGTATTTCATGAGTGTGCTGAAGATGACGAAAATGGAAATACCTCATCACCAGAATGCAGAAGTGAG GATGGGAAGAACGATGAGAGAGGTGCAGATGAATCTATAAGCGATGCAGCAATAGCAGAGATTGAAGCTGGTATATATGGTTTGCAG ATAATAAGAAATGCCGACCTTGAAGAGTTACGTGAATTGGGATCCGGCACATTTGGAACTGTTTTTCATGGAAAGTGGCGCGGAACTGATGTTGCAATCAAGAGGATCAAGAAAAGCTGCTTTGCTGGGAGGTCGTCTGAACAAGAGCGATTG ACTAAAGATTTTTGGAGAGAGGCTCAAATCCTATCAAAGCTGCACCATCCAAATGTTGTTGCTCTCTACGGTGTCGTTCCAGATGGGGCTGAAGGAACACTGGCCACTGTAACAGAATACATGGTGAATGGATCACTCAGGCATGTCCTACTAAGAAAGGATAG AGCTCTCGATCGTCGTAAAAGGCTTATAATTGCTATGGATGCAGCTTTCGGGATGGAATATCTGCACTCCAAGAACATAGTGCATTTCGACTTAAAATGTGATAACTTACTCGTTAATTTGAGAGATTCCCTAAGACCTATATGCAAG GTTGGAGACTTTGGATTGTCGAGAATTAAACACAATACTATGGTTTCTGGTGGGGTTCGAGGAACCCTTCCTTGGATGGCACCAGAATTGTTGAATGGAAGCAGTAGCCGAGTTTCTGAAAAG GTCGATGTTTTCTCATTTGGAATAGTTTTGTGGGAGATCCTTACTGGCGAGGAGCCCTATGCGAATATGCACTGCGGTGCAATTATAG GAGGGATTGTGAGCAACACTCTTCGGCCGCCCATCCCCGAGAAATGCGACAGCGAGTGGAGAAAGCTAATGGAAGAATGCTGGTCGGCGGACCCTGCAGTCCGCCCTTCATTCACTGAGATAACCAACAGACTGCGCACTATGTCGATGCAACTTCAGCCAAAGGGACAGACTCATCAGTCCAACAAATTAAGCTGA
- the LOC109703490 gene encoding uncharacterized protein LOC109703490 isoform X2, with the protein MENGLSGSPRQKFAQNGIPSASAGKASNNHLNNISIQTGEEFSMDFIQDRAAPRGITPRPVIDTGQMDHANYSNCPNFHAVYEDLTGILGLSRSNSDAYSDVSNSSLAKGNAGYLDRIRKVPSDGCWRITENCIDECVEYNNQYGSETSESPNSGKVKFLCSFGGKILPRPGDGRLRYVGGDNRLISIGKQFSWRELMQKTLKVYSQPHTIKYQLPGEDLDALISVSCNEDLQNMMEEYNNLERADGSFRLRIFLISPSETESPPLDTRALQSDSEYHYFVAVNNIAEPSAMKVSSGNNSLSSQIGYILDNNSPSIQNNSQFSPLDITSGAKDSAGMCINQPSPQLFDTSQIVRIPMESSPFTPTVNQKESAKISQKQSTEDQYVIYQQKIQSDIQMPNGSSNLPFVHHAQIRELVNPHFTHNQSDLSSNSNYEKSAQEERSFHSEKCRIKESVGPVQGMPHACSDSLLQDASERVVPNISEFAESYLNFMGQPSSHNTLIVQQQELDLQCQENALNVIYNPYTSQKTISENFQNREEPSISHLVSETSTFTGNLVDTNCNPYSIHGGHGSSKESEAFECSVPTFHLNSSKESQAEKPAINTGFVCEDTSTMPFVPPSSWPMNYLETSFPNTAAPTCTVPSNSKSTEDGIANSSSSVPLVTLSSTDMSLNLYSNGLPTWSLFNSAAMDDVLKREVALLHPDAAKCSYSGANPAYHGVFPEKSRTNAVPNVNAEAPIETVVTVEDVTDSVPPDIPASSVVVPHVFHECAEDDENGNTSSPECRSEDGKNDERGADESISDAAIAEIEAGIYGLQIIRNADLEELRELGSGTFGTVFHGKWRGTDVAIKRIKKSCFAGRSSEQERLTKDFWREAQILSKLHHPNVVALYGVVPDGAEGTLATVTEYMVNGSLRHVLLRKDRALDRRKRLIIAMDAAFGMEYLHSKNIVHFDLKCDNLLVNLRDSLRPICKVGDFGLSRIKHNTMVSGGVRGTLPWMAPELLNGSSSRVSEKEGL; encoded by the exons TACCGGTCAGATGGATCACGCAAATTACAGTAATTGTCCGAATTTTCATGCGGTATATGAAGATCTCACTGGCATTCTCGGGCTTAGCAGATCAAACTCTGATGCTTATTCAGATGTTTCGAATTCTAGCTTGGCCAAAGGCAATGCGGGTTATCTCGATCGAATACGCAAAGTTCCATCTGACGGTTGCTGGAGAATAACCGAGAATTGTATAGATGAGTGCGTTGAATATAATAACCAGTATGGATCAGAAACCTCAGAAAGCCCTAATTCCGGCAAAGTGAAGTTTTTGTGCAGCTTCGGAGGGAAAATTTTGCCTAGGCCAGGTGACGGGAGGCTTAGATATGTCGGCGGAGATAATCGGCTCATCTCTATTGGGAAGCAATTTTCGTGGAGAGAGCTAATGCAAAAGACCCTAAAGGTCTACAGCCAGCCTCACACCATCAAGTACCAGCTCCCCGGGGAAGATCTCGACGCGCTGATATCAGTTTCCTGCAATGAGGATCTTCAGAATATGATGGAGGAGTATAATAATCTTGAAAGGGCAGATGGGTCTTTTAGACTCAGAATTTTTCTCATCTCTCCGAGTGAAACTGAAAGTCCTCCATTAGATACTAGAGCCTTGCAAAGTGACTCGGAGTATCACTATTTTGTTGCTGTGAATAACATAGCAGAGCCAAGTGCAATGAAGGTCTCAAGTGGTAATAATAGCTTATCGAGCCAAATAGGGTACATTCTAGATAACAATTCTCCAAGCATTCAAAATAATTCCCAGTTCTCTCCTTTGGATATCACTAGTGGGGCTAAAGATTCGGCTGGAATGTGCATAAATCAGCCTTCTCCTCAGCTTTTTGATACTTCGCAAATTGTACGAATTCCCATGGAGTCATCTCCGTTTACTCCAACGGTAAATCAAAAAGAAAGTGCCAAAATTTCTCAAAAGCAATCAACTGAGGATCAATACGTAATTTATCAGCAAAAAATACAGAGTGATATTCAGATGCCAAACGGGTCCTCTAATTTGCCTTTTGTACATCATGCACAAATTAGAGAATTAGTTAATCCTCATTTTACTCATAATCAGAGTGACTTGAGTTCAAATAGCAATTATGAAAAGAGTGCTCAAGAGGAAAGATCTTTTCATTCTGAAAAGTGTCGGATAAAAGAATCAGTTGGCCCAGTTCAAGGCATGCCTCATGCTTGTTCTGATTCTCTATTACAAGATGCAAGTGAAAGAGTTGTACCAAACATATCAGAATTTGCAGAATCCTACCTAAACTTCATGGGACAACCATCTTCTCATAATACTCTTATTGTTCAGCAGCAGGAATTAGACTTACAATGCCAAGAAAATGCTCTAAATGTGATATATAATCCCTACACATCACAGAAGACAATATCTGAAAATTTTCAGAATAGGGAGGAACCCTCGATTTCTCACCTTGTTAGTGAGACTTCTACTTTTACTGGTAATTTGGTTGACACGAACTGCAACCCTTATAGTATACATGGTGGTCATGGTTCTTCAAAGGAGTCAGAAGCATTTGAGTGTTCTGTTCCTACTTTTCATTTGAATTCTAGCAAAGAAAGCCAAGCGGAGAAACCTGCGATAAATACTGGTTTTGTGTGTGAAGATACTAGTACTATGCCCTTTGTGCCCCCTTCTTCATGGCCAATGAATTATTTGGAAACGTCGTTTCCAAATACAGCAGCTCCAACATGCACTGTGCCTTCAAATTCAAAGAGTACAGAGGATGGAATTGCGAATTCTTCGAGTTCTGTACCACTTGTAACATTGAGTAGCACTGATATGAGCCTGAACTTGTATTCTAATGGGCTGCCTACTTGGTCATTGTTCAATAGTGCAGCCATGGATGATGTTTTAAAGAGAGAAGTTGCCCTTCTTCATCCGGACGCTGCAAAGTGTTCCTACTCAGGTGCAAATCCGGCATACCATGGGGTGTTTCCGGAAAAAAGTAGGACAAATGCTGTACCAAATGTGAATGCAGAAGCTCCCATAGAGACAGTGGTTACTGTTGAAGATGTAACAGATAGTGTTCCTCCAGATATTCCAGCTTCCTCAGTAGTTGTTCCTCATGTATTTCATGAGTGTGCTGAAGATGACGAAAATGGAAATACCTCATCACCAGAATGCAGAAGTGAG GATGGGAAGAACGATGAGAGAGGTGCAGATGAATCTATAAGCGATGCAGCAATAGCAGAGATTGAAGCTGGTATATATGGTTTGCAG ATAATAAGAAATGCCGACCTTGAAGAGTTACGTGAATTGGGATCCGGCACATTTGGAACTGTTTTTCATGGAAAGTGGCGCGGAACTGATGTTGCAATCAAGAGGATCAAGAAAAGCTGCTTTGCTGGGAGGTCGTCTGAACAAGAGCGATTG ACTAAAGATTTTTGGAGAGAGGCTCAAATCCTATCAAAGCTGCACCATCCAAATGTTGTTGCTCTCTACGGTGTCGTTCCAGATGGGGCTGAAGGAACACTGGCCACTGTAACAGAATACATGGTGAATGGATCACTCAGGCATGTCCTACTAAGAAAGGATAG AGCTCTCGATCGTCGTAAAAGGCTTATAATTGCTATGGATGCAGCTTTCGGGATGGAATATCTGCACTCCAAGAACATAGTGCATTTCGACTTAAAATGTGATAACTTACTCGTTAATTTGAGAGATTCCCTAAGACCTATATGCAAG GTTGGAGACTTTGGATTGTCGAGAATTAAACACAATACTATGGTTTCTGGTGGGGTTCGAGGAACCCTTCCTTGGATGGCACCAGAATTGTTGAATGGAAGCAGTAGCCGAGTTTCTGAAAAG GAGGGATTGTGA